In a single window of the Cydia splendana chromosome 20, ilCydSple1.2, whole genome shotgun sequence genome:
- the LOC134800576 gene encoding three-prime repair exonuclease 1 produces the protein MAPIATYVFFDLETTGLPSEEFNKTKITELCMVAVKREHVLDTPPGHVPRVLHKLTRCFNPGKRISEPSTELTGLDNFLLEHESYFDITIFDMINKFLNTLTKPVCLVTHNGRNFDFPILKRQLDMLNVGFSDDILCADSLDAFSDILEEKKAENTVVEAEKTDEVDLAADNCLSMQSVNETTPKQAILPLKRPHNPGKAKQRLPFSEKRLKDSYKLSDIYERVVGRTAVDAHRAETDCMLLLEVAVVLSKEFTSWVDTHHRQFSEVSPMTPGIKIGS, from the coding sequence ATGGCTCCGATAGCCACCTACGTGTTCTTTGATCTCGAAACTACCGGTCTTCCCAGTGAGGaatttaacaaaacaaaaataaccgAGTTATGTATGGTGGCAGTGAAACGCGAACATGTACTTGATACCCCGCCCGGTCACGTGCCTAGGGTACTCCACAAGCTTACACGGTGCTTCAACCCGGGCAAGAGGATCTCGGAGCCTAGCACCGAGCTCACCGGGCTCGATAACTTCCTTCTAGAACACGAGAGCTACTTTGACATCACAATTTTCGACATGATCAACAAGTTTCTAAACACTTTGACGAAGCCTGTGTGTCTTGTCACTCACAACGGCCGTAATTTCGACTTTCCTATACTAAAACGACAGTTGGACATGCTAAATGTGGGATTTTCTGATGATATTTTATGTGCCGATTCACTAGACGCCTTTAGTGATATTTTGGAAGAGAAAAAAGCTGAGAATACAGTTGTAGAAGCTGAAAAGACAGATGAAGTTGACCTAGCCGCTGATAATTGCCTGTCTATGCAGTCTGTGAATGAAACCACACCAAAACAAGCAATACTACCACTGAAACGTCCACATAATCCCGGAAAAGCAAAGCAGAGGCTCCCATTTAGCGAGAAGAGACTTAAAGACAGTTACAAACTATCAGACATTTACGAGAGAGTGGTCGGCCGCACGGCTGTTGATGCTCACAGGGCGGAGACTGATTGCATGCTGTTGTTGGAGGTTGCTGTAGTACTCTCCAAGGAGTTCACATCATGGGTGGACACTCATCATCGTCAGTTTTCTGAAGTGTCCCCAATGACCCCTGGAATAAAGATTGGTTCCTAG